A section of the Spirosoma pollinicola genome encodes:
- a CDS encoding DUF1016 N-terminal domain-containing protein, translated as MQTFYENNRAVLDSTRQNAYRAVNFAMVEAYWQIGQLIVDEEQQGNNRAEYGTGLLKYLAQRLTSDFGKGFDESNLRYIRLFYKAFPIRDAVRHELSWTHYRLLLKVDNPDARAWYR; from the coding sequence ATGCAAACCTTTTACGAGAATAATAGGGCTGTTCTGGACAGCACCCGACAGAATGCCTACAGAGCTGTTAATTTCGCAATGGTCGAAGCCTACTGGCAGATCGGCCAGTTGATTGTTGACGAAGAACAGCAGGGAAATAATAGGGCCGAGTATGGCACCGGCTTACTCAAATACCTCGCCCAACGATTGACCAGCGATTTTGGAAAGGGGTTTGATGAAAGTAACCTCCGATATATACGCCTGTTTTACAAGGCCTTTCCAATTCGTGACGCAGTGCGTCACGAATTGAGCTGGACTCATTACCGCTTATTACTAAAAGTAGATAATCCAGATGCCCGTGCCTGGTACAGATGA
- a CDS encoding AAA family ATPase, with protein MDSFQTRIDLTSLTTAVDTIRAEVGKVIIGQHQTVDLLLTALLADGHVLIEGVPGVAKTLTAKLLAKTMSVGFSRIQFTPDLMPSDVLGTSIFIPKTGDFVFRQGPVFSNLVLIDEINRAPAKTQAALFEVMEERQVTNDGTTYSLDEPFMVLATQNPIEQEGTYRLPEAQLDRFLFKIIIGYPAANEEVDILRGHHQRRNLADALDAVNAVLTADQLATLRGLVHQVHVEDKLFEYIAQIVQATRVNKSLYLGASPRASVALLNSAKALATLRGRDFITPEDVQELAAPVLRHRVLLTPEREMEGGTADDIIAQLVQKIEVPR; from the coding sequence ATGGACTCATTTCAAACTCGCATCGACCTCACTTCGCTTACTACTGCCGTTGATACTATTCGCGCCGAAGTAGGCAAAGTCATTATTGGCCAGCATCAGACCGTTGATTTACTACTGACGGCTTTGCTTGCCGATGGCCACGTACTCATTGAAGGGGTGCCGGGCGTTGCCAAAACGCTGACGGCCAAACTTCTCGCCAAAACCATGTCGGTAGGTTTTAGCCGGATTCAGTTTACCCCCGACCTGATGCCGTCCGATGTGCTGGGTACCTCTATTTTTATCCCTAAAACCGGTGATTTCGTTTTCAGGCAAGGACCTGTTTTTTCTAACCTTGTGCTGATTGACGAAATAAACCGGGCACCGGCCAAAACACAAGCGGCACTTTTCGAGGTGATGGAGGAGCGGCAGGTAACAAACGACGGTACAACCTATAGCCTCGATGAACCTTTCATGGTGCTGGCTACCCAGAACCCCATTGAGCAGGAAGGTACCTACCGTCTGCCTGAAGCCCAGCTAGACCGCTTTTTGTTTAAGATCATTATTGGTTACCCGGCAGCAAATGAAGAAGTCGATATTTTGCGTGGTCACCATCAACGGCGAAATCTGGCCGATGCGCTCGACGCCGTCAACGCCGTGCTCACCGCCGACCAATTAGCAACCTTACGTGGGCTGGTGCATCAGGTTCATGTTGAGGATAAACTGTTCGAATACATCGCCCAGATCGTTCAGGCAACACGCGTCAATAAATCACTTTACCTGGGTGCATCACCTCGGGCGTCGGTAGCGTTATTGAACAGTGCGAAGGCACTTGCCACACTCCGGGGCCGCGATTTTATCACGCCCGAAGATGTGCAGGAACTTGCCGCGCCGGTCTTACGGCATCGGGTGTTGCTAACCCCCGAACGCGAAATGGAAGGCGGCACTGCCGATGACATTATCGCACAGCTAGTGCAGAAAATTGAGGTGCCCCGATGA
- a CDS encoding tetratricopeptide repeat protein, protein MKYVLFLSLLLPLSAFAQDGEKQLKSCASMLTNNRQPQRFPFFLTGRRTNQPDTLSASAQNYRYRAFSYLWQNDYEAATLWMEKTGDNYPKENGMIGEVYLSKLQDYPRALRHLDAYDALTPYFDDMIGNNPVSYLRGLTYRNLGNHTKALEQFCIGIDSLALKHGAEWVNYKHFVSRAMSYIATGQADKALVDLAKANKNFSRSALVAYHRGRALLQLSRTAEARTAFQDASFFYKALRAERTGDYQEDDYNPVYEEEIDEALSQLKPTKP, encoded by the coding sequence ATGAAGTATGTCCTATTCTTAAGTCTTCTGTTGCCCCTTTCGGCCTTTGCTCAGGATGGTGAAAAGCAGTTAAAGTCATGCGCATCCATGCTGACGAATAACAGGCAGCCACAGCGGTTTCCCTTTTTTCTGACCGGGCGACGTACCAATCAGCCGGATACGCTTTCAGCTTCTGCACAGAATTATCGTTACCGGGCTTTTTCCTATCTCTGGCAAAATGACTACGAAGCTGCTACGCTCTGGATGGAAAAAACGGGAGACAACTACCCTAAGGAAAACGGCATGATCGGGGAGGTTTATTTGTCGAAGTTACAGGATTACCCTCGGGCACTGCGCCATCTGGACGCTTACGATGCACTGACTCCCTACTTCGACGATATGATCGGCAACAACCCCGTTAGTTACCTGCGTGGGTTGACCTATCGTAATCTCGGCAACCATACAAAAGCACTTGAACAGTTCTGTATTGGTATCGACTCACTTGCCCTCAAACACGGTGCCGAATGGGTCAATTACAAACATTTTGTGAGTAGAGCGATGAGCTATATTGCTACCGGGCAGGCAGATAAAGCACTCGTGGATTTGGCCAAAGCCAACAAAAATTTCAGCCGGAGTGCGCTGGTGGCTTACCATAGGGGCCGCGCACTTTTGCAACTGAGTCGCACCGCCGAGGCCCGAACAGCGTTTCAGGATGCATCTTTTTTCTACAAAGCCTTACGCGCCGAACGTACAGGCGATTATCAGGAAGATGACTATAACCCTGTCTATGAAGAAGAAATTGACGAGGCTTTAAGTCAATTAAAACCAACAAAACCGTAA